In Microbulbifer agarilyticus, the DNA window CTTCGTTGGACGGCATTACACCATCGGCAATGAGGAAGGAGCAGGAGCGAATGTGGTCCGCGATGACACGCAGGGACTTCTCTTCGGTGTTGGCACAGCCAACGACCTTGCCTGCCGCGTTCAGCAGCGCCTGGAACAGGTCAATTTCGTAATTGGAGTGCACGCCCTGCATTACTGCCGCGATACGCTCGAGGCCCATACCGGTATCCACGGAGGGTTTGGGCAGCGGATGCAATTCGCCGTCGGCGGAGCGCTCGAATTGCATGAAAACCAGATTCCAAATCTCGATATAGCGGTCGAGATCGTCATTTTCAGATCCGGGGGGGCCACCGGGCACATCTGCGCCGTGGTCGTAGAAGATCTCGGAGCTGGGACCGCAAGGTCCGGTATCCCCCATCTGCCAGAAGTTGTCTTCGTCAAGGCGAGAGAAGCGCTCGGCACTTACACCCATTTCTTTCAGCCAGATATCCGCCGCCTCATCATCGCTGATGTGCACGGTCACCCACAGGCGCTCTTCCGGAAGCTTCAATTCCTTGGTCAGGAATTCCCAAGCAAACTTGATCGCTTCGCGCTTGAAGTAATCGCCGAAGCTGAAGTTACCCAGCATTTCAAAGAAGGTGTGGTGACGCGCGGTGTAGCCCACGTTTTCCAGGTCGTTATGCTTACCACCGGCGCGCACACAGCGCTGTGAGCTGGCGGCGCGAACGTATGGGCGAGACTCCTGCCCCAGGAAGGTATCTTTGAACTGCACCATGCCCGCATTTGTGAACAGCAGGGTCGGGTCATCGCCCGGCACCAGCGAGCTGGAGGGCACACGAGTGTGTCCCTGCTCGGCGAAATAGTTTAGAAATGCTTCGCGTATCTGTGCACTCTTCATTACAGGCTGCTTCCAAATCGTCAGTAAATTCTTGTCAGCCCTGGATCGCTCCGGAACCAACTATTCAATCAGTCTTGCAGGCCTTCAGCGAGCCCTGCCTCGGGCAGCTTGCGCTGCGCGAGTAAATGTATGTGTAAGTGGAACACCGTCTGGCCAGCACCGCGGCCATTGTTGACCACCAGCCGAAACCCATCTTCCAAATGCAGGCGCTCGGCCATTTGCGATGCTACCCACATAAGATGACCGAGCAGTGGTACATCTTCTTCGCGTGCGTCTGCCACGCTCACCAGCGGTTTACGGGGGATGATCAGCAGATGCGTTGGTGCCTGCGGTGCCCGGTCCTCGATGACGATACAGTGCTCATCTTCATACAGCCGCCGCGCCGGCAGCTCTCCGGCAATAATCCGGCTGAATACACTGACATCTTCCATGCTCGTCCCGCCCTGCTCTTCCTTGGCATATGCGCACTGCACCGAAACCCGGCGCAAACTCCGCCTATACCACCTAGGCGGTCACCACTAGGTGTTACTTGGCCAGCTTCTCGTCCGTAGTAAGGGGACGGGCTTCAGACTCCAACATCACTGGAATGCCGTCGCGAATCGGGTACGCCAGGCCGCTTGCCTTGCACACCAGCTCCTGGGTTTCTTCGTGATATTCAAGAGGGGCCTTGCTGACGGGGCAAACCAACAAACTCAGTAATTTCTTGTCCATTTCTATCTCGGAATAACACTCGGATGGCGCCCCAGAACCCGACTCACGGGACTCTCTGGGGCCTTGGAGGGCCAAAAATGACCGCGTATGGTACAACGCTTTTTCGGTGTTTTCACGACTGAGGGGAGAAATCCCCCGCGCAGTCTACCGGCGGGGGTAGATACGGTGGAGAGATGCCTAGAAGTGGCGGCAGGCGGAGACAGCGTTGCGCCACCCCGCGAGAAGGCCCTGACGTGTCTGGGGAGACATCTGCGGCAGAAAATCCTGCTCGATATCCTGCAGTGACGCCGGCAACGACTCACTCTGCCAGATTCCCGCCCCAATTCCGGCGAGCAGCGCCGCCCCAACCGCGGTGGACTCGATCTGGCGGGGGCGTTCGATCCGCAGGCCGGAAATATCCGCCTGGAATTGCATCAGGAAGTTGTTGGCGCTCGCACCGCCGTCGACCCGCAAACACTCGAGCTCAACCCCAAGGGTGCGCGCCATAAGCTCAGCCAGCTCGTGACTCTGGTAAGCGATGGATTCGAGCGTCGCGCGGACAATCTCGGCGCGCCCGGCGCCCCGCGACAGGCCAAATATGGCCCCGCGCGCATCGGCATCCCAATAGGGAGCCCCCAGGCCACTGAAGGCCGGCACCATATAGACACCCCGTGTATTGGGGATTTCCTGCGCCACTTTTTCAGATTCTGCCGCCTGGTGGATGATGCCGAGATCATCCCGCAG includes these proteins:
- a CDS encoding histidine triad nucleotide-binding protein encodes the protein MEDVSVFSRIIAGELPARRLYEDEHCIVIEDRAPQAPTHLLIIPRKPLVSVADAREEDVPLLGHLMWVASQMAERLHLEDGFRLVVNNGRGAGQTVFHLHIHLLAQRKLPEAGLAEGLQD
- a CDS encoding Trm112 family protein — its product is MDKKLLSLLVCPVSKAPLEYHEETQELVCKASGLAYPIRDGIPVMLESEARPLTTDEKLAK